The Silene latifolia isolate original U9 population chromosome X, ASM4854445v1, whole genome shotgun sequence genome contains the following window.
atgaatatgaagtagaggtaagagcaaggattgtgaaaatataatttgtgtatgagtttggaagaaggaaagatattcaacaatggagtcaaagtcaaagggagaaaagaagaacaaaagagagaaatagaggagGGATGCCGTGCGGCACTTCACGGGAAACCAAAAAGAGCAGCTTGCCTGCTAGGTTATGTTTCACGCGTGAAAGAAAAAGGATTGAtctagttgcttgctaggttaattctatttataagggattaactaatgggctttgggtccattagcttatacaatggattatctgattacaaatcgGATTGAAGCATATTAAAACGTAAGGAGAGCTTATATAAGAaaattaattattatattaaaatagtaaaatcgtgcacggacattttaactcaatcaaaagtagattaaaacaagaaataataaaatatagaacgaagacgataaatataatatttctcaaaatacattattaaattccgaaataatcaatttaataaaatacttttataataaaatattattataaaatacggggtgttacagtcgcGATCCATTTGGACACATAGTCCACCGCAACTAGGATGTATTCATTTCCGCAAGAGTTTGGAAAAGGGCCCTTAAAATCTATACCCCATCAATCGAAAAGCTCGACTTCCAAGATGTTTGTAAGTGGCATCTTATTTCGCTTCCCAATATTCCCGGTCCTTTGACATGAATCACAAGATTTCACCACCATATGAATGTCCTTAAACATAGAAGGCCAATAAAACCCGCCTTGCAACACTTTGGCATTGGTTCTTGAAGTAGCCAAATATCCACCATAGGCCGAGTTATGTAGCCTATCAACAATCGCAAGTCCTTCTTCTTTGGACACACATCTCCTAAACATACCATCCCCACACTTTCGGAACATGTGAGGATCTTTCCAAAAGTACTTCGCATCAtgcttcaattttcttctttccCTTGCTTCCATTTCATCGGGAATGAAGCCACTAACCACATAGTTTGCCAAATACGCAAACCATGGTACCTTGACACTCATTTCCATCAATGAATCTTCTCATAGCCATTCATCAATCGGTACACTCTTATCAACTATCACATGGTCATCCACCGTAAGCCTTGACAAATGACCGGCCATCATATTTTCGGCCCCGACTTTATCTCTTATTTCGAAATCGAATTCATGAAGCAATAAAACCCATCGCAATAGTCTAGGCTTGGCATCCTTTTTGACCATTAGTTCTCTCAAGGCGGTGTGGTCAGTGTAAACCACCACCTTGGACCCCACAAGATATTGCCGGAATTTCTCAATAGCATTAACTATGGCTAGCATCTCTTTCTCCGTTTTTGATTAGTTGCTTTGAGTTTGGTCTAAGGTATTGCTAGAATAGTAGATGACGTGATGCTTCTTGTCAACCACTTGACCAAGTACCGCTCCCACGGCATAATCCGATGCATCACACATTACTTCGAACGGGAGACTCCAATCCGCAGCCCGGATGATTGGATCCGTGGTGAGAGCAAGCTTCAACCTATAAAAGGACTCAAGGCAAACATCATCAAATACAAAGGAGGCGTCTTTGAGAAGCAGTGAAGTCAATGGTTTTGCTATCTTTGAAAAATCTTTAATGAACCCGCCTATAAAAGCCGGCATGTcctaggaaactcctcactcccttcACATTTGTGGGAGGTGACAAGTTTTCTATGACCGAGACTTTAGCACCATCAACTTCAATCCCCCTCTTGGAGATAATGTGACCAAGTACAACTCCCTCTTCCACCATATAGTGGCATTTTTCCCAGTTGAGGACTAAGTTGTGCTCCTCACACCGTCTCAATACGTTAGAAAAATTAACCAATCCATGATCAAATGAGTCTCTATGGACAttaaagtcgtccatgaagacctCTATGCACCTTTCAAGAAAATCCGCAAAGATAGCCATCATGTACCTTTGAAAGGTGTCGGGTGCATTACACAACCCGAATGGCATCCTATGGTAAGCATAAACACCAACGGGACACGTGAAAGTTGTTTTTTCTTGGTCTTCCGGGTGAATTGGTACttggaaaaacccggaataaccatcCAAAAAACAATAGTACGCATGTCCCGACAACCTCTCAAccatttggtcaataaaaggaATGTGGAAATGGTATTTAAGGGTTGCGGAGTTTAGCTTTCAATAATCTATGCACATACACCACCCGGTGACCGGGCGTGTAGGCACACAAGTTCTGTCCGCTTACTTTACCATGGTCACTCCACCCTTTTTGGGAACTACATGAACGGGGCTCACCCATTTACTATCGGTGATTTCATAAATGATTCCCGCTTCAAGTAGTTTCAGGACTTCATTCTTGACCACCTCAGCCATTTTGGGGTTCAACCTTCGTTGACCCTCAACCGATGGCCGGCTCCCTTCTTCAAGATTTATACGGTGCATACACAAATTTGGGCTTAATCCTTTGATATCATCAATGCTATATCCTAGAGAGGCCTTGTGAGTTTTAAGAACCTTTAAGAATTTTTGTTCTTGGTCCTCACTAAGATTAGCATTGATTATCACCGGATAAGTCTCTCCCTCACATAAAAAGCATACTTAAGTGAGGGAGGAAGggttttgagttgtacctttggaagGAGCAATCCCTCAACTTTCTTTATGAGCTCATCTTCAACCTCATGGTCTTCCTGCATTTCTTCATCATGGAGGGAGATTTGGAATGCCTCCTCCATCTCTGACTTTTCCTTTGCAACTTCATTGACAACTTCCTCAATCGTTTCAACCGTGCAAGCGTGATTGAACTTTGGTCCTTTCACCACATTAGGAAGGTTAAATTCAACCTTGTCACCCTCGATCCTAAAAGTTAGCCGCCCATCTCTAACATCAATTAAGACTCCTCCGGtagccaaaaatggcctacctaggatggTGGGGGTATGGCTATCTTCCGGGATGTCAAGAATGACAAAGTCGGCGGGAATTAAGTACTTCCCAACTTTGACGGGTACGTCCTCAAGCACCCCCAAGGGGTGTTTGACGAACCTATCCGCCAATTGAAAGGTCATATTTGTCGGAATTAAATCACAAATACCAATTTTCTTGGCAACCTTTAGGGGAAGCACACTTACTGATGCATGAGTAATGGGTAATAACGAAGTATTGAAATGAAATTTGTAGAAATGAAGATTATTGAACACTCGTCATGACTATTCAAAATGCTCCGGTATTATTCTGGTGTGTTCAGGTGTTTACTTGACATCCAAGGTAGTGATGTCGAGACTTCTTGCTTAAGGAGTcatatcctagtatgttttaGAATTTAGGAATAAGTACTATAAGGTACAATAGTTTATTTAATTCgagttaattatttaattaagagTTGTAGTAATACTTTCCTAATATCTTTAGGAAAGCTTTCCTAATTCTAGTTCTTTCCTAATTCTAGCTAGCTTGGTAGGCAAGTAATATGTGTTATGGTAATTGATAGAAACCGATATAGGGTATGTTAGATCGGTTCCTATAGACTATAAATACGGTGTATGCCCTTCATATTTTACAGACATCGAATAAAATCAAAGTTGAGTTTTAAACTTAATTGCTTTCGAGCATCCCTTGCTAGTCTTGCGAGATTAGTGTTCttttcttccttgcgaggttgaaaGTTGAGTGTGAGTCAATCCTTGCGAGGTAAGAGTCATACAAACCAGTTGTGAGTTGATACAAATTTCTTGCAAGGAAGGAGTGCAATTTACTTCATATCCTTTACTATTTTAGTTAtccatatattaaaaaaaaaaaccaaaaaaaacataTACTTAAATTCCGCTGCGACATTATTATCGAACAGTCCAATGTAGTGTCCAATCTTAAATCGTGCTTATTTTACATCACTTACACTTGCCTCTAAATCACACAAATCTTGCGATATTGGGACACCACCAACCACACAAGTAATGGAAAAGCTCCTCGGGTCACCAAGTTTATTTGGCATTTTGTTTAGGAGTAGAGCACTACACTCTTCCTCCATTGCCATCATTTGTTGGTCACCCAAGGTTCTCTTCTTTGTTAAGATGTCTTTTAAAAACTTGGAATAGGTTGGCATGTTCAATATTACTTCGGTAAAAGGTAGGGTCACTTCAAGTTTTTCCAACATTGTAACatccccatttatttaggagcctttagctagacctCCCAtgtaaataggactgttaccatctcagtttcccgaggtagtaaatAACAAAGATAACAAACCAAATTACTTTATATAAAATAATCATTAAAGGTCTTATTACAATTGTCATACTGATTAAATTAAACTATAATAAAACaatttactacgcagcggaattaaataaaattacataaacaatgTTAAGTCAAACTAAAGTGATCTAGACAACGAGCTACAGTCCAGGTCtggctcacgtcccaatgctcccaagtcagctaatctcaagtacctgtcagtcaatctgctccccaataattggttcatcagaggtgtttaacgaatacacggtcaacaaCGAGATTGAGTAAGATAACTAAACAACAgttaaataaatataataaaacctGCAACAAAAAGACAACAATATAAACTCGCGCCTCACACTGTTACACACGGCACAACCGAATACCACAAACACTGTCACATCACAAACACCGTCCAGGTCCACGGTCACTCCAACACCACCATGCCTGGCCGACCACAATCGCGTAGGTCCACGACACCTTCCACACCCCCATGCCTGGCCGACCAATAAtctcaatcacaatatcaatcctCTTTCAAGATGCTAATAAACAACAGAGAACCAACCAACAGTGATAATAATATGATTATAAAATGCTCAAGACAACGATTGTAACAATAAACTCATGATGGAATAATTATCATAAAAGCAATGCAATAACAATTTGTCTCATGCCAACAATGCAATAATAATTCATCTTACGACAAACAATGTGACCATAATCGTCTTATCATCCATTCATTGATTTAACAAACACGGAAGTTGAGTAGATATCCTACCTTTTAAGCAACTCTTCAATAAATAGCAAAGCCATCCAATTTAATAATGTTCCTTAATAAAACTGTCACCTAAGACAAGCAATATTATGCATAAAATTACTAATCTATCAATACAATAACGATTAAGACAAGAATCTACCCCAAAATCACCCAAAAACACACTCAAACGGCACGGTCAAGCCCTTGGTCAAGGCCGTCAACGCCTGGTCAACTCCAGTCAAAGCCCCTCCGGTCAGTCACGGTGGTGGTCAATGGTGGTTGGTCAAAGGCGGTTGGCAATGGTCAAACTTacatatgtaaacaattgattaaaagatgAAAATAAGATCTTACCAATTAATCTTAAGATGGATATTTTTCCTTCTGTTTCTAGTTCCTTCTCTTTTATCTCTCTTAATTTCCTCTCTATATTTTGTGATTTGTAATTGTGAGCAATAGAATCTAAGGTGATGGGTGAagggaatatatatatatatatatagaattaggatcacatgagtccaccctatctttttgagtccgtgagtccatgatgtaatatcacacgttatattaaataatatcacagcttacagtatcacacgttatactcaacaatatcacagctgaaaaaaaaaactttttgaaaaaaaaaattgaaaaaaaaatcgtcatattgttttgtaatacaatatcacacgttatgctacacaatatcacacattatattgaaacaatatcacagctttcacgaacaaaaattgttaaaaaaaaatttcgaaaaaaaaaatttgtaaaaaaaaaaaattcgtgaaattattttgtaatacaatatcacaagttatgctaaacaatatcacacgttatactaaacaatatcacagctaacacgaaaaaaaaaatttcccgaaaaaaaaaattttcgaaaaaaaaaattttgaaaattttttttttcgaaaaataaaaaaatttcgaaaaaaaaaatttcgtgatattgttttgtatagtgcgtgatattgttttatggactcatggactcaaatatttaggtggactcaccggatcctactatatatatatatatatatatatatatatatatatatatatatatatatatatatatatatatatatagtgataagGAAGGTTTTAGAAAATTGCTAGGAAATaggatataataatataatatgtaaAATATCTAAGGTAGGTGGAAtagataaataataataataataataataataataataataataataataataataataataataataataagttgagaTAGGAATAGTATAACATTATAATATTAGGAATTATTATAAGAAGGTGCGAAATTAAGAAATAGATTAGCGCGTAACATCACTCAAATGAGTTGACTTTGACCGATTTTCAAACAGATGCCATTTTTTCGTTACTTATCGGAATCAAGCTTGGACCatgtgttggaaagctaagacaataAACGTTTACCTCTAAGTTGAATCACCTTCATATAAGCTCTACAACTCTAGATATGACCGTTTGAAAATGCCCTTAAAATAAGTGATCACATTTCCAAGTATGACACATCTGTGCAAGCTCTCTATTAGTCTTTCATAGTCTACCGTGCACTTAGACACACACCAAGGGTCCTATAACCTTAGAATATGAGGGGTATTACACTTGGTGTACTTGAAGTTTGCCCTAGACTTTAAGGCTCTTGTGGGATAAGGAATTCTAGGGACAAGTTGATATTAGAGGATACCTTGGGAGAAGTAGGCATGCTTGTTACCTTAGTAGGTTGAGGAAGGACTTCTTCACCCACCTCCTCTTCATAGGGGAGGTCTTCAACTAAAACATTCTCATTGTTCTCTAGCGGAGCTTTTCCCTTTGATGTCCCCTCACTTGTAGTCTTCCCCTTCTTGGCCTCACTAACCCTTGCCGATGGAGTCTTTAGTGGGCTTTCCCCACAACCATTCATTTCCAACCGCTTCCTCTTGGGATCCACATCTATGGACATGGGCCTACCTACACACCGGGCCAATCTGCGGGCGCGCAACagtcttgaaagccacgctcggcggtgtaatagaatgctttcgatcggatcgttttagatGGGTCGGTTTTATCTCGGCAAGGGCCTCGAAACGATGCTAgggatgttcggagtcgccaccaagaaattatgggatgcctggaaaccgttcgagtccactttatacctagatcaatcaaggcaaaaagcgatgcttgacataggtactgaagataaggaatcgtccctctttagcatcctatcgctagaatgactctcgttttccctggataaggtcgttcactatccaaagtttctgattaagaggtgagggtatgtattgggaagccctttattCAGACACCctatcccgcccgcggtagcagcctctactgatcgatcttagttggttgaatgcaaaagttgataaaacggtaaatgcatgaatgcgcatccacaagtttaaacataacatgtgaagttttctatgtcggtttttttatccaaatatcaagtaattgatgtcaagttggatttaatgttgatttgcatgcaagacggaaattaaacatccatttatcgagttaggtttatggtgcataacgtgatctatttgtcttagaaaagtgttttgcaaatacaaagtgGGGGTGTCTCCTAGTTGCTGAAATGTTTGTGAAACCGTTTGTAAAAGGGTGTTAGTACCCGTTTTTGTTGGAAAGGGTCGttaagaccgcttttgtgctaatatgaagaacgggacttaAATAATTGTCATTatgttgacaatattcgatgttgggttcggttttgcaatcttgacatgaatagttttgtaagaaaagatgcaaaaatatttgatatgaactaaatatgttaagttcattgctttgtaaataaagtgtaaaatgatgtttgatatgaactaaatatattaagttcattgctttgtaattagtcaaagtttatcatcgtactcggattaaaccgacatggtatgtagaaccaaagatgattatgcatatatgactaatatggttattttgcaaatgtaaacaaatgaataaaaggctttaaaatatcctttaaaatgtaattaaacaaatattatcaccgaaacacggattaaaccgtcatgggataaggaaccaagggtgaatataatttatggttaaaaatatttatcataaaaatgatttgaaacggtaaacACCGATTGTAATtaagaaatgaaaatggaaagaatgaactcaaacacatttgagttatGACCTGGGCAGCCAgaataggcgcgagccacctagttgtgactaggagCTTTTGCTTCaggtcaaaactcagttttggctcattcaatccgtattttggaccatgttatgcatgttttagcacgttaaggtcataaaaacagataaaagaacatgaaagaagagggtTAATTACactctcatacttacatgctaggttgcttgacgagaaatcgacgaaagtgtaaaaacttgttgagtcggaaaactcgatttaaaaccgtttttgtgaAGTAAGgagtgttgttttgtttagtgatgctgtagttggtcgaagtggtcggtcaagtgatttaatgcacgatgatggtaccaaacaatgtgtaaggctcgtatttttgatcggtaggtcgaaaatacgtgtcgtttgttgactcgggaagtcgaggtctagagTTTTAAGGGATAAAAGAGGGGGCGAATGCTCGCATACCTTAAagtggtggcatttgaggggtatttatagaagattaTGTGCTtatgtgcgttttgagcgacgtggccatgtaggctactcgaagaggcgcgagcatgtccgtgggtcttcgagctgtcttgtcactatcacgcatttggaatCATGGTTTGTTATATCCTAGGGTTGGatgtcatgattgttgtacttgaccatcaagtataccgtgtatacttagcatagaaggcttgtgat
Protein-coding sequences here:
- the LOC141620108 gene encoding uncharacterized protein LOC141620108 is translated as MEMSVKVPWFAYLANYVVSGFIPDEMEARERRKLKHDAKYFWKDPHMFRKCGDGMFRRCVSKEEGLAIVDRLHNSAYGGYLATSRTNAKVLQGGFYWPSMFKDIHMVVKSCDSCQRTGNIGKRNKMPLTNILEVELFD